The proteins below are encoded in one region of Hydrogenispora ethanolica:
- a CDS encoding flavodoxin family protein yields the protein MRITVFNGSPRAERSNTHVMVREFLAGAQAAGAAVDNVFLIHQNIGHCTGCFSCWFKTPGRCVLDDDMSGLLEKYVSSDIIALATPVYTWDMTAALKNFVDRLIPLRCPIANQSGENYDMKARVKFPEAVVIANCGFPGANNFATLKEVVKPCRPLLEIYRNCGNLLKTNHAELKTTVDEYLRYVREAGSEIAASGKVSELTKAKLEMELIRPEEYVKMMRL from the coding sequence ATGAGGATAACGGTATTTAACGGGAGTCCCCGCGCGGAACGGAGCAACACCCATGTGATGGTCCGGGAATTCTTGGCGGGGGCTCAAGCGGCCGGCGCCGCAGTGGACAATGTTTTTTTGATTCACCAAAATATTGGGCACTGTACCGGCTGCTTTTCCTGTTGGTTCAAAACGCCGGGCCGCTGCGTCCTTGACGATGACATGAGCGGCCTGCTGGAAAAGTATGTGTCGTCCGATATCATCGCTTTGGCGACGCCCGTTTACACCTGGGATATGACCGCCGCGCTTAAAAATTTCGTCGATCGCCTGATTCCTTTGCGTTGCCCTATCGCCAACCAGTCCGGGGAAAATTATGATATGAAAGCGCGCGTCAAGTTTCCCGAGGCGGTTGTCATCGCCAACTGTGGCTTTCCCGGCGCGAATAATTTTGCGACACTCAAGGAAGTGGTCAAACCGTGCCGCCCCCTATTGGAGATTTACCGGAATTGCGGTAATTTGCTGAAAACGAACCATGCTGAGTTAAAAACCACGGTCGATGAATATTTGCGTTATGTCCGGGAAGCCGGTTCCGAGATCGCGGCCAGCGGGAAGGTATCCGAACTTACAAAGGCAAAACTGGAGATGGAGCTGATCCGCCCCGAGGAATATGTCAAAATGATGAGACTGTAA
- a CDS encoding helix-turn-helix domain-containing protein codes for MVRNLKPQEVFAQRLKELREENQLTQEQLADQISTSKQVISRYEKNQREPGINIVAKIADFFQVSIDYLAGKINHK; via the coding sequence ATGGTGAGAAATTTGAAGCCCCAAGAGGTTTTCGCGCAGCGCCTAAAAGAGCTCAGAGAAGAGAATCAGCTGACCCAGGAGCAATTGGCCGATCAAATATCGACCAGCAAACAAGTTATCAGCCGTTACGAAAAAAACCAGCGGGAACCGGGAATCAATATCGTGGCGAAAATCGCCGATTTTTTCCAAGTATCCATCGATTATCTGGCCGGAAAAATAAATCACAAATGA
- a CDS encoding helix-turn-helix domain-containing protein, which translates to MKTPTTFGARFKQLREEKNLTLEQVGKELGFIKQTISKYEKNENEPAYSDLVRIAKFFEVSIDYLLGNSDEKD; encoded by the coding sequence TTGAAAACACCCACCACTTTTGGAGCAAGGTTTAAACAATTAAGGGAAGAGAAAAATCTGACCCTTGAGCAAGTTGGGAAAGAATTGGGTTTTATTAAGCAAACGATTTCGAAGTATGAGAAAAACGAGAATGAACCAGCCTATTCTGATCTAGTACGGATCGCCAAGTTCTTCGAAGTATCGATTGACTACTTATTAGGGAATAGCGATGAAAAAGACTGA